CGTCTCCCCTGAGGAAACACGATACTGCTTGCCAGATGCTTCTATAATCGCATACATCCTCTGTTCACCTCCGAAAGTCTATTAAACACTATTTCTGCGCAAAATGTCAATGAATGTGCGGCCCCTCCCATCCGTCCGTTCGGGTGGCGCGCGACCTTCTATTTCAGTCTGAAATCAACTCGGCTATCCTTCAGCTTTTCATTTTTTTCGGGCTGAAGTGACTTCGGTTCCACAAGGAATATCCTTTCCGTTCCGACCTGCTTCGATTTCAGGAGATAATCTTCCGCTGCCTTGGCCCGTTGGGACGCGAGCGACCTCAGGTCATCATCGCTCACCTCGAGGTGGGTGAGCATGAGTTTCTCCATCTCCGGTACGGGCAGGTCTTTGGCGATCCCGATGATATTTCTCGGTTTCGGAAATTTTTCCTCTTTATACGCCATCTTCAGATACTTCGGGTATTCTTCGTCTCCCACAACAACTTCGTCCACGGGAACCGCCGTCATGCCCTTCTTTGCCATCTCCTTCAGCTTCTGCGCCTTGATCTTCCTCTTGAACAGATGCTGCCGCAGTCCCTCCCTGTCTTTTTCGGGGTCCACATGTCCCTCGATTTCGAGTTTCAGCGAAGGCCGGTCATAAAGCGCCTTTTCCAGCGCGTCGAGCTTCTTGACGCCCTCCTCGGAGATCGAGAAACTGCCATAGTCAAAAACAAGGTAGCTCAGTTCTTCTCCGCTGCCTCCGAAAAGGGCGCCGAGCAAAGCGAAAGGAGAAGTGGCTGCCTTTGTGAGGAGATTCAGGAGAATTTTGATAATGACCTTTCCGAGGCTGAATTTTGGATCATCGATGTATCCCGTGACAGGCAGGTCGAGGTCGATCTCCCCCTTCCTGTTCTTGAGGAGAGCGATGGCGAGCCGCACCGGCAGCTTCGTCGCATCGGGGCTGTCGACTTTATCACCGAGCGTGAACTGGTCGAGGAACACCTTGTTCTGGGAATCGAGTTTCTTCTTCACGATCAGGTACTGGAGAGAGAGGGAGAGTTTGCCTTTCTGGACGGTGTACCCTATGTACTTGCCGGCATAAGGGGACACCGGGCTCAGATCCATATCCTTGAAATCCATTTTCAGATCGATATAGAGGTCATCCTTGAGCGGGTTTATTTTGCCCGTAATCTCCAAAGGGGCGGAGTTCTCGAGTTTCCCCCGAAGATCGACATCGGCAACCGTATTCTCCTCCGAGGAGAGACCTGATACCCTTCCCCCTATCTCGAGCAGGTTTGCGGAGAAGTTCGGCTCTATATGCCTGTCGGAAAAATTGATCGTGCCTCCCTGCAGGGTCACCTTCTCGATCTTCATCGGCCCTCTCGATCCCTTCGCCTCACCAGTATCGGGGGCCTTCACCTCCTCCTTCGTGCCGGGAGCCTCAGTCTTTCTGGTTCCCTCTTCCATGATGTCCTGAACATTGAGCGAGCCGTCCTTATTGATGATAAACCGAGAATAGAAATCGGTGAGCGCCACCTCATCTATCTTGATACGGAGCGGATTATACCCGACGCTTATCCCGCTGAGATGGAGCGAATTCCATTTCAGGAAATCCTCGGCGTTCAGTTTGTCCATTGATGCGAATTCCGTTAAGGCCGTATCCCCCGTATAGACGGCTGACAGACCTTCGCCTCCGGAAGCGAGGGAGAGCTTTCCCTTTGCTGACAAGGCACCGCTCGTCACGATAATCTTGATCCTGTCGGTGAAATAGGATTGTGCGGGCATGATGTCGATGCCTTTGAGATCCAGGGAGAGGTCAGCAGACAGGGGATCGATGCTCACCGCACCGTTAGCGGAGAGGGATCCTTTCTTGTTCAAGGAACACGCGAAAGACATCCTTCCCTTGTGGTTTTTTGCCGTCGAGAGGTCTGTTCCTCTCAACCTTATCTCATGTATAAGTACATTCACCGGCTCGGACGGCACGAGATCTTCGAACCCCACCGAATAGCGTTCCACGGCCAGCTTCTTTGCCATCATCATCCAGGGCTTATCCTTCTTATCCTTATTCTTATCCTTATCCTTATCCTTGCCCTTCTCCCTCGATGCAATTTCTTTCTCTTCCCCTCCATGAGCGGGAGGCATAAGGGTGGCCAGATTCACTGTCCCGTCCTGCGCCCGTTTCACTTTCAGAACACCTTTCTCTGTCGAAATTCCTCCGACAACGAGTTCCTTTTTTGAAAGATCGACAGAGGTATCTCCCACTGAGACAACCGGTATCGTAAGAAAGCCCTCTTTCTCGTCACGCTTTCTGAGCGAGAGAGAATTGAGCGTTATCTCCGCTTCAGTGAGCAGTATCTCCGGTTCCGGTTCCTTCATGAAGAAGGCGTAGCGGGTTTTCAGATCAAGGTCTCCCTTATCTATATCGAAGAGGACATTCCCGCTGTAGTAAGGCGCATACTTTCTCAACAGTATCTTGTTCAGTTCGAACGTGCCCTCCGATCCGAGGGGATCCACGGTAAACTCCCCTGTGATCTTCATCCCTTCCCCTGCCTCCGTGGCCAGACTGAGCCCGATCGCCGATTTCTTGTTCAGTCTATTGCTGAAATGATCGATCTTCACATTCACGTTTTCGAGCACCGTCTTGAAGGCGTCTCTCCTCGACAGGTCCGAAAAAGAAATCCTTCCGCCGACGAGGATGATCTCATCGGCATCGAAGACCAGAACCGACGCCTCCTCTTTCCTCTTCACGACATACCCTTTCTTAGGGATGAGCGATTGCACGTTCATCGTTCCCGATTTTTCGAGAACGAGATCGATTTCAGGCGATTGGAAGGCGGCGTGCTTCAGGTGAACCTGTTTCGACAT
This sequence is a window from Thermodesulfovibrionales bacterium. Protein-coding genes within it:
- a CDS encoding DUF748 domain-containing protein — protein: MMRLPLKMPSVQLLRKILFGIAIFFVFFALIGFFVMPPVLKSVLTKKLSESLHRSVAIQQIKVNPFVLSVDIKGFTVKDRTSSGTFLSFDELYLNLQSVSLLKRGWIFKELRITRPFVNIVRNEDQSYNFSDLIVEQEPKKAGPAKPLRFSINNIQILNGSLDFWDGPKHTKHTVRELTIKIPFLSTLPYYIETFVQPTFQAKLNGEPVSFNGQTKPFKDSRETVFNVDIKDFDLPYYFSYIPFEVNFKLLSGSLNTKMALSYTQYRDRPPTLLAKGTIEFTKIRIVDKKDAPLIYLPSHEIVIESADVMSKQVHLKHAAFQSPEIDLVLEKSGTMNVQSLIPKKGYVVKRKEEASVLVFDADEIILVGGRISFSDLSRRDAFKTVLENVNVKIDHFSNRLNKKSAIGLSLATEAGEGMKITGEFTVDPLGSEGTFELNKILLRKYAPYYSGNVLFDIDKGDLDLKTRYAFFMKEPEPEILLTEAEITLNSLSLRKRDEKEGFLTIPVVSVGDTSVDLSKKELVVGGISTEKGVLKVKRAQDGTVNLATLMPPAHGGEEKEIASREKGKDKDKDKNKDKKDKPWMMMAKKLAVERYSVGFEDLVPSEPVNVLIHEIRLRGTDLSTAKNHKGRMSFACSLNKKGSLSANGAVSIDPLSADLSLDLKGIDIMPAQSYFTDRIKIIVTSGALSAKGKLSLASGGEGLSAVYTGDTALTEFASMDKLNAEDFLKWNSLHLSGISVGYNPLRIKIDEVALTDFYSRFIINKDGSLNVQDIMEEGTRKTEAPGTKEEVKAPDTGEAKGSRGPMKIEKVTLQGGTINFSDRHIEPNFSANLLEIGGRVSGLSSEENTVADVDLRGKLENSAPLEITGKINPLKDDLYIDLKMDFKDMDLSPVSPYAGKYIGYTVQKGKLSLSLQYLIVKKKLDSQNKVFLDQFTLGDKVDSPDATKLPVRLAIALLKNRKGEIDLDLPVTGYIDDPKFSLGKVIIKILLNLLTKAATSPFALLGALFGGSGEELSYLVFDYGSFSISEEGVKKLDALEKALYDRPSLKLEIEGHVDPEKDREGLRQHLFKRKIKAQKLKEMAKKGMTAVPVDEVVVGDEEYPKYLKMAYKEEKFPKPRNIIGIAKDLPVPEMEKLMLTHLEVSDDDLRSLASQRAKAAEDYLLKSKQVGTERIFLVEPKSLQPEKNEKLKDSRVDFRLK